A genomic segment from Colletotrichum higginsianum IMI 349063 chromosome 5, whole genome shotgun sequence encodes:
- a CDS encoding MFS multidrug transporter — MGPLYTALVLLPTLWIASHLRSLYNNYRAALLTGLPIIICPFDPESFIIAIFSVPARPLLKRVLPARAFAAVELTIFGWEFRDKAAVHARVGPAFVVVTTGLNQLMCADPAMAHAILARRREFVQPAISIKVMSFLGMNILTSNGESWSRQRRIVAPALNERISPDVWRETAEQATFLVDLLLSPPSSPSSCSSSEPSPPHTPGTSDTIPGLRSVAINVLTRIAYGHRKPFALPSLPRDPRAPMSYVDAISLVTQLLVPSAFVPAWLLRLPVMPRLLRTLGAALARMPALTADMLDQERRRAAEQQQQQQQDTTATGGNHAPDTIMSMLVRLSDQEKKSQAAAASASGDKKTAAATANKTYLTEDEIAGNLFIFTAAGFDTTANTLAYAVTLLAAHPEWQAWIRAEIDAVLGPPGTQDDDDDDGKHEELPDYATAFPKLTRCLAVMYETLRLFPPLTHLMRSNETTQTMFYHSTTDTSSSSSPSSFTLRAPCAIYINTVALHTSPSTWGPDALTFNPARWLQPSVSGDNDSEAPQQQQQQHLMTPPRGAFLPWSGGPRVCPGQKMSQVEFVTVIATLFRRCAAEPVPREGESMPQARQRLLDLTQDSQPILTLQMNRPQDVRLRWSKR; from the exons catcatcgccatcttcTCCGTGCCCGCCCGGCCGCTCCTCAAGCGCGTCCTCCCGGCccgcgccttcgccgccgtcgagctcaCCATCTTCGGCTGGGAGTTCCGCGACAAGGCCGCCGTGCACGCCCGCGTCGGCCcggccttcgtcgtcgtcacgaCGGGGCTGAACCAGCTCATGTGCGCCGACCCGGCCATGGCccacgccatcctcgcccgccgccgcgagttCGTGCAGCcggccatctccatcaaGGTTATGAGTTTTTTGGGCATGAACATCCTGACG TCCAACGGCGAGTCCTGGTCCCGCCAACGCCGCATCGTCGCCCCGGCCCTCAACGAGCGCATCAGCCCGGACGTCTGGAGGGAGACGGCAGAACAAGCGaccttcctcgtcgacctcttGCTGTCCccaccgtcctcgccctcctcctgtTCCTCCTCCGAACCGTCACCCCCGCACACGCCCGGCACCTCCGACACCATCCCCGGCCTCCGCTCCGTCGCCATCAACGTCCTCACCCGCATCGCCTACGGCCACCGCAAGCCCTtcgccctcccctccctcccgcgCGACCCGCGCGCGCCCATGTCCtacgtcgacgccatctcCCTCGTCAcccagctcctcgtccccTCCGCCTTCGTCCCCGCCTGGCTCCTCCGCCTGCCCGTCATGCCGCGCCTGCTgcgcaccctcggcgccgccctcgcgagGATGCCCGCGCTGACGGCGGACATGCTCGACCAGGAGCGCCGGCGGGCCgcggagcagcagcagcagcaacagcaggaTACGACGGCCACGGGGGGAAACCACGCGCCGGACACCATCATGAGCATGCTCGTCCGCCTCTCGGaccaggagaagaagagccaggccgccgccgcctccgcctcgggGGACAAAAAGACCGCAGCGGCCACCGCGAACAAGACGTACCTcaccgaggacgagatcgccggcaacctcttcatcttcacggccgccggcttcgacaCGACGGCCAACACGCTCGCCTACGCCGtcaccctcctcgccgcccacccGGAATGGCAGGCCTGGATCCgcgccgagatcgacgccgtcctggGTCCGCCGGGGacccaagacgacgacgacgatgacggaaAACATGAGGAGTTGCCGGACTACGCTACGGCATTCCCGAAACTGACGCGGTGTCTCGCCGTCATG TATGAGACCCTACGTCTCTTTCCGCCCCTGACCCATCTCATGCGCTCCAACGAGACAACCCAAACAATGTTCTACCATTCCACCACCGACacgtcatcatcatcatcaccatcatctttCACCCTACGCGCCCCCTGCGCCATCTACATCAACACCGTCGCCCTGCACACCTCCCCCTCGACCTGGGGTCCAGACGCCCTCACATTCAACCCAGCCCGCTGGCTCCAGCCCTCCGTCTCAGGAGACAACGACAGCGAGGCAccgcagcaacagcagcaacagcacctCATGACCCCGCCGCGCGGCGCCTTCCTCCCCTGGTCCGGTGGCCCCCGCGTGTGTCCGGGCCAGAAAATGTCCCAGGTCGAGTTCGTCACCGTCATCGCCACGCTCTTCCGCCGGTGCGCCGCCGAACCCGTCccgagggaaggggagagcATGCCGCAAGCGAGGCAGCGGCTGTTGGACCTGACGCAGGACAGCCAGCCCATTCTAACGCTGCAGATGAACCGCCCTCAGGATGTGCGTCTGAGGTGGTCGAAGAGGTAG